The genomic interval ACCATCGCGGTGCGCGCCACCGACCAGGGCATGCCGGTCGAGATCAAGTTCGAGCGCAGCGAATACCGTTATGGCGCACAGGCTCTCGCGGCCGAGATCCTGCGCCTGACCAAGCGCTCCGCTGTCGCCGCCCGGGCCCGCCGCCGCGAGGTGCTGACCGAGGCGGGCATGTCCCCCGAGGTGCTGGACAAGCTCGGCTTGCCCACCCGGCAGCAGGCGGTCGACGAACTGGACCGGATGGATGACGAGGACACGGGTCCCACGAGCTGGATGAGGCCGGTATGAGCGAACGAAACAGCGGCGGCAGCGAGGCGCGGGCATGAGTGCGGAGATGGACGCGCTGGTCGCCAACGCGACGGCGAAGCTGGAAGCCCTGGAGGCCGCGCTGTACGGCCTCAAGCAGGTGCGCGGGGAGTTCACCACCGAGGACGGCGCGGTCAGCGTCACCGTGGACAGCGACGGCGCGCTCATCGGGCTGCGGCTGTCGGAAACGGTCACCTCGATGGCGCCCGCCGAGGTCAGCCAGCTCATCATCTGGGCCTGCCGGCAGGCCGCGGAGGACGCGGGCGGGCAGCGCTCGAACGTCATTGCCGCACTGAACGAGTCGTTCGCACCCGCCGCGGAGGCCACTCCGGGGGTCGTTGGGGGCGGTCGAGATAGTGCCTGACACGGCGAGTCGTTAGGCTTCCGCTCATGGCTTCTGGAGACATCGTCCCGATCGAGCTCGGCCTGACCGACGGCGATCTCGTCACACTGTGGGCACCGCGCTGGCGAGACGGTGACGACGAGTGGGAGGCGTTCCTCGGACACGAGGATTCGCTGTACGGTTTCGAGTCGGTCGCGGAGCTGGCCGCGTTCATCCGGACGGACTCCGACAACGACCTTGTCGACCATCCCGCGTGGAAGGTCGTCGCCGGTCTGTCGGCGGCCGAACTGGAGCCTGAGGACGCGCACACCTACGATCTGGTCGCGGTGCCGGAGCTGGCCGCCGGTGATCCCGACGTGGACACCGTCGCCGAGCTCGAGGACACCCTGTCGATGGTGCGCAACATCGGTGAGGTGTGCGAGCTGGATGTCGTCACCAAGTTCTTCGGCTCGCATCCGGCGCTCGGCGCGCTGGCCGCCGGGGCGAGCTTCTTCGCCGATCGCGAGGGCGAGGAGATCTGGGATCAGATCGGCGCCGCCATCGTCAAGGACTGGGACAACGTCCTCGACGCCGTCGACTCGGTGGTGTCCGTTCCCGCCGTGGACAAGGAGGCGCTCGCGGTCGCCGAGGCGGAGCTGCTCGCCGCCGAGGAGAACATCGTCGACGCCGATGACGCGGCCGACAGCGAGGAAGAAGAGGAATTCGAAACCGTCGACCTGACCAAGGACGACGAGGACGAAGACGACGAGGACGAGGTGGACGACTCGTTCTGGCACGAGGTCGGCATCGACCCGGTCAAGATCGTCACCTCCGAGGGCACCTACTTCACGCTGCGCTGCTACCTCGACGACGAGCCGATCTTCCTCGGTAAAGACGGCACCATCACGGTATTCGGTTCGGAGCGGGCCCTGGCGCGCTACCTGGCCGACGATCACGAGCACGATCTGGCCCGGGTCAGCACCTACACCGACGTGCAGACCGCGGCGGTGGACGGTTCGCTCGAGGTCGAGGTCACCGACGAGAACGTCTATGTGCTGCCTGGTCTGAGTGAGGATCTGGGCGAGGGCCCGGACGCGGTGGATCTGGAACAGCTCGAGCTGGCGGTGGAATTGTTCACCGACGCTTCCGATTACGCCGAGGACGACGCGGTCGAGCAGGCGCTGGCGGTGTCGACGCCGCTGGGCTGGTATGTGTCCTACCTGCTCAATCCGGATCCGACCCGGATGGCGCCGAGCCCGCCGTTCGACGCGGAGTCGAAGGCGTGGCGGGAGCTGGAGCGCAACTTCGAGTCACGGCTCGACCCGCAGAAGTAACTCATCCGACGAGCCCGGCTCCCGACGTTTCGGGGGCCGGGCTCTGTCGTGTCAGCCGAGGCGGATCCAGATCTGTTCGGCACGGCCGAGCAGACGATCGTCCGCACCGTAAACGGCGGTGGCCGCGAACGACTTCCGGCCCTGATCGCCGTGGTTCTTTCCGACGACGACGCATTTCTCCCCGACCACGGGCAGGTCGAACACGGCCGCGGTCATCGAGCCGAGCAGCGCCGGGCGTTCGAACATGCCCGCCAGCGACCAGCCGCCGGGGCAATCCATGGCGGCCCACAGCAGGGCGGTGTCGATGGGCAGGGTGTCGTCGGGCGACCAAGGCGCGGCCACCAGCCCGTCCCCGACCGGCCCGGCCTCGATCCGCAGCCCGTCCGTGCGGGCGCTGCCGCAGACGAAACAGTACGCGAACATCTCGTTGGCCCGATAGGAACTCGACGCCGCCTCGGCCGTCCCGTACGGAATCGGCTGCGGCGCATCACGTTCGAAGCCACCGGGACGCGATTCGGCGATCAGGGTGGCGCCGTCGAGCAGTGCGCCGTCCCGAACCAGCAGCGGCGTCTCCAACGGTGGCTTGTTCCGCAGCACCACTGTCACCACGTCCGCCGCGTGCAGCTCAGCCAGCAGGCCGCCGACGTAACCACCGTTTCCGGAGCCCGGCGGCCCGTTGAAGCGACGCGAAACCCGTAAAACCGTCATGAGCCTCGACGCTGGATCAACCGAGCAGGACGGCGTAGCCGGGCTTGATGATGTCGTCGATGATGCGCAGCCGCTCCGGGAACGGGATGAACGCCGACTTCATCGCGTTGATGGTGAAACGCTCCAGATCCGACCAGCCGTAGTCGAAGGCCGCCACCAGCTTCAGCATCTCCTGGCTCATGCTGGTGTCACTCATGAGGCGGTTGTCGGTGTTGACGGTGACCCGGAAGCGCAGCCGCGCGAGCAAGTCGAACGGATGCTTGTCGATCGAGGGCACCGCGCCGGTCTGCACGTTCGACGACGGGCACAGCTCCAGCGGTATGCGCTTGTCCCGCACGTACTTCGCGACCAAGCCCAGCTGGGCGTCTTCGATCCCGCCCGGCACCGTGATGTCGTCGGTGATGCGGACACCGTGGCCGAGTCGGTCGCAGCCGCAGAACGCCAGCGCCTCGTGGATCGACGGCAGGCCGAACGCCTCACCGGCGTGGATCGTGAAGTAGGCGCTGTTGGCCCGCATGTATTCGAAGGCGTCCAGGTGCCGGCTGGGCGGATAACCCGCTTCGGCGCCGGCGATGTCGAACCCGCCGACGCCGCGATCGCGCCAGCGCACGGTGAGCTCGGCGATCTCCCGCGAGCGCGCCGCGTGCCGCATCGCGGTGAGCAGGCAGGTCACCACGATCGGGCGGCCATCCTGCGCGGCGAGCGCCTCGCCTTCGCGGAAACCGGCGAGGGTGTGTTCCACCACTTCGTCCAGGGTCAGGCCCTGCTCGAGATGTTGCTCGGGAGCGAAGCGCACCTCGGCGTAGACCACGCCGTCGGCGGCGAGGTCCTGGGCGCACTCGCGAGCGACCCGGCGCAAGCCCTCGGGGGTCTGCATGACGGCGACGGTGTGGTCGAAGGTTTCCAGATACCGTTCCAGCGACCCGCTGTTGGCGGCGTTGCGGAACCAATTGCCGAGGGTGACGGCATCATCGGCGGGTAGTTGGTCGTAACCGCAATCGGCGGCGAGCTCCAGCACGGTCGCGGGCCGCAGACCACCGTCGAGGTGATCGTGCAGCAGCGCCTTGGGAGCTTGGCGGATCGAGGCAAGCGTCAAAGGCATCGGTCCTGTCATGTACCCACGCTAGCCCCAGATTCGCGTCCCGGCACCCCGGTTCGTGGAGGTCGTCACATCATCGGGCCATGTGATTGTGCTCTCCTCAGCGGGCGACGCGGTCGAGGATCAACGCCGTCGCGGGCTTCTCCTCGGCGGCGCCGATGTCGAACGCGGCCGAGGCGGCGGCCAGCGCTCCCGCAAACGCCTCGGGGGTATCGGTGTGCAGGGTGAGCAACGGTTGCCCGGCGGTGACGGAATCACCCGGTTTGGCATGCATTTCCACCCCCGCGCCGAACTGGACCGGGTCATCCTGCCGGGCGCGGCCCGCCCCGAGTCGCCACGCGGCCAGGCCGATGCCCATCGCGTCGAGCCGGGTGAGCACGCCGGCACGTTGCGCCCGAACGGTTTCGGTGTGCTTCGCGGCCGGGAGCGGTGCGTCCGGATCGCCGCCCTGTGCCGCGATCATCGCGCGCCACTGGTCCATCGCCCGGCCGTCGGCGAGGACCTCGGCGGGATCGACATCCAGACCGGCCAGCGCCACCATTTCTCGCGCCAGCGCGAGGGTCAGTTCGACGATGTCGGCCGGACCCCCGCCCGCGAGCACCTCGACCGACTCGGCGACCTCGAGCGCGTTGCCCGCGGTGCGCCCCAGCGGAGTATCCATCGAGGTCAGCAAGGCCACCGTGCGGACACCGGAGTCGGTACCCAGTTCCACCATGGCCGTGGCCAATTCACGCGCGTCCGCGAGCGACTTCATGAACGCGCCCGCGCCGACCTTCACATCGAGCACCAGCGCCGCCGTGCCCTCCGCGATCTTCTTGCTCATGATCGAGCTGGCGATCAGCGGAATCGACTCCACAGTCCCGGTGACGTCGCGCAACGCGTAGAGGCGTTTGTCGGCCGGGGCCAGATCGGCACCCGCCGCGCACACCACCGCGCCGATCGCCGGATCCGTCAGGATCTCCCGCATCCGCGCGACCGGGACGTCGGCCCGCCAGCCGGGAATCGACTCCAGCTTGTCCAGGGTGCCGCCGGTGTGCCCGAGCCCGCGGCCCGACAGCTGCGGTACCGCGGCCCCGCACGCCGCCACCAGCGGCGCCAGCGGCAACGTGATCTTGTCCCCCACCCCGCCCGTGGAATGCTTGTCGACCGTCGGCCGCGGCAGATCGGTGAAGTCCATCCGGCTGCCGGAGGCGATCATCGCGGCCGTCCACCGTGCCGTCTCCCGACGCGTCATCCCCCGCCACACGATCGCCATCGCCAGCGCGCTCATCTGCTCGTCGGCGACCTCGCCCTTGGTGAAAGCGTCCACCACCCAATCGATCTGGGTGTCGGAGAGCTCCCCGCCGTCCCGCTTGGTGGTAATGATCGAAACCGCATCCAGCGCCGCCATCCGGCCAGTCTGGCACGGGAAGCGCGCAGGCACTGGTTCTTGTCGGTGCCCTCCGATAGCCTTTGGGCATCATTCATTCGGAGGCTTGGGGGGTTTGATCATGACAGCTGCCGGTATCGACCGTCGCTTCACGAAGCTCGAGGAACGCGTCACGGACATCGAGAACAGCCACAGTGCGTCCATCTACGACCTGAAACGCCGGCTGACCGGTGTCGAGATCGTCTTGGAGAAGAGTTTCGCCCGCCTGCTGCAAGTCGCCGGAGTCCCGGCCACCGAGATCACCCAGCTAACGGCGGCCACCGACGAGGAAATCGACGCCGAACTCGAAGAAGACTGCTGAGGCCGGTTCACCGCTGGAGAGATCGAAGCTGCCCTCGCGGCGGAGGCATCTGGTCACCGAGACGTTCACACTTGCCCGGCGTCCAGGTCGTCCGGACCGAAGGCGTCGGGCAGTAGCTCACGCAGGGGCTTGGGCCCGGCCTTGTGGTCGACCATCAGGCCGGGGCCGCCGTGTTCGTAGAGGAGCTGGCGGCAGCGTCCGCAGGGCATCAAGATTTCGCCGCGGGAATCGGTGACCGAGAGGGCGAGCAGACGTCCCCCGCCGCCGGAATGGAGGTTACCGATGAGTACGCATTCGGCGCAGAGGCCCAATCCATATGAGACATTTTCCACATTGCAACCGCTCACAATTCGGCCATCCGAGCTGAGAGCCGCAGCCCCGACCGGAAACCGCGAGTACGGCGCATAGGCATTGCGCATTACTTGAATTGCATTGTCACGCAGGACATTCCAGTCGATTTCCGGCATCGGAAACCCTCCGTTCACCGGGCCGGGCGAGCCCGCGCGAGGGCCGCGGCGCACCCCTTTACGCATTGAATGAGGTAAACCTAAGTCGCCTCAATGTAGCGCAACGCACGGCACGCCGAATTAGTTCCGGCATAAGTAGAGGATTAGAGTCCACAACAGATCGGTTCAGGTTCCCGGCGGCGGGCCAGCGCTTCAGGAACAAAGCGCGCCCACCTGGGCATTTCGCCCCTCCCGCAGTCGGAATCACGGCCTGTGACCGGGTCCATCAACGACGTTGGAGGCACCGCACTCTATGACCACGATAGAAGCTCCGGCCCAGCCGAAGCGGAAGACGCTGTATCGAGGCGACCCGGGCATGTGGTCCTGGGCGCTGCACCGGATCACCGGTGTCACCATCTTCTTCTTCCTCTTCGTGCACGTCTTGGACACCGCACTGGTCCGGGTCAGCCCCGATACCTACGACCAGGCCATCGAGACCTACAAGAACCCGCTCGTCGCGCTCATGGAAATGGGCCTCGTGGTCTGCGTCCTCTTTCACGCGCTCAACGGCGTTCGCGTGATCCTGGTCGACTTCTGGGCCAAGGGCCCGAAGTACCAGAAGGTGATGCTGTGGTTCATCCTCGCGGTCTGGGCCCTGCTGGCCATCCCCGCCATCGGCCGCATGTTCTTCTACCTCTTTACGGAGCACTGAGATGAGCGCCCCCGTCATCGGCAAGTCTTACGACCGCCCCGCGAGCCTGGACCTGCCGCGCTCGCCGCGAGCCCGCTCCAACAACAACTTCGAGAAGTACGCGTGGCTGTTCATGCGCTTCTCCGGCCTGCTGCTGATCATCCTCGTGCTCGGCCACATGACGATCATGCTGCTGCTCGACGGCGGCGTGAAGCGCCTCAACTTCGCCTTCGTGGCGGGCCGCTGGTCCTCGCCGTTCTGGCAGATCTGGGACCTCACCATGCTGTGGCTGGCTCAGCTGCACGGCGGCAACGGCCTGCGCACCGTCATCGACGATTACTCGCGCAAAGACTCCACCCGCTTCTGGCTGAAGACCGCGCTGGCGGTGTCCCTGATCCTGATCATGGGCGTCGGCACCTACGTCATCTTCACCTTCGACCCCAACATCAGTTAGGAACAGGCGAACTCGCGATGAGTGAGCGCAGCGAACGAATCAATGACACAGCGTGCTTCGCTTATGCCGGAGCCGAGCGAAGCGAGGCGCAGGCATGAGTGATTCCCGCATTCAGGAGCATCGCTACGACGTCGTGATCGTCGGTGCCGGTGGCGCCGGCATGCGCGCGGCGATCGAAGCAGGCCCGCGTGCCCGGACGGCTGTTCTGACCAAGCTGTACCCGACCCGCAGCCACACCGGCGCGGCTCAGGGCGGCATGTGCGCCGCGCTGGCGAACGTCGAAGAGGACAACTGGGAATGGCACACCTTCGACACCGTCAAGGGTGGTGACTACCTGGTCGACCAGGACGCCGCGGAGATCATGGCCAAGGAGGCCATCGACGCGGTGATGGACCTGGAGAAGATGGGTCTGCCGTTCAACCGCACCCCCGAAGGCAAGATCGACCAGCGGCGCTTCGGCGGCCACACCCGCGACCACGGCAAGGCCCCGGTCCGCCGGGCCTGTTACGCCGCCGACCGCACCGGCCACATGATCCTGCAGACGCTGTACCAGAACTGCGTCAAGCACGACGTGGAGTTCTTCAACGAGTTCTACGTGCTCGACCTGGTGATGACCGACACCGACCGCGGCCCCGTGGCCACCGGTGTGGTCGCCTACGAGCTGGCCACCGGCGACATCCACGTCTTCCACGCGAAGTCGATCGTGTTCGCCACCGGCGGCTCGGGTCGCATGTACAAGACCACCTCCAATGCCCACACCCTCACCGGTGACGGCATGGCCATCGTCTTCCGCAAGGGTCTGCCGCTGGAGGACATGGAGTTCCACCA from Nocardia goodfellowii carries:
- a CDS encoding cytidine deaminase, which codes for MPEIDWNVLRDNAIQVMRNAYAPYSRFPVGAAALSSDGRIVSGCNVENVSYGLGLCAECVLIGNLHSGGGGRLLALSVTDSRGEILMPCGRCRQLLYEHGGPGLMVDHKAGPKPLRELLPDAFGPDDLDAGQV
- a CDS encoding adenosine deaminase; this translates as MTGPMPLTLASIRQAPKALLHDHLDGGLRPATVLELAADCGYDQLPADDAVTLGNWFRNAANSGSLERYLETFDHTVAVMQTPEGLRRVARECAQDLAADGVVYAEVRFAPEQHLEQGLTLDEVVEHTLAGFREGEALAAQDGRPIVVTCLLTAMRHAARSREIAELTVRWRDRGVGGFDIAGAEAGYPPSRHLDAFEYMRANSAYFTIHAGEAFGLPSIHEALAFCGCDRLGHGVRITDDITVPGGIEDAQLGLVAKYVRDKRIPLELCPSSNVQTGAVPSIDKHPFDLLARLRFRVTVNTDNRLMSDTSMSQEMLKLVAAFDYGWSDLERFTINAMKSAFIPFPERLRIIDDIIKPGYAVLLG
- a CDS encoding succinate dehydrogenase hydrophobic membrane anchor subunit, translating into MSAPVIGKSYDRPASLDLPRSPRARSNNNFEKYAWLFMRFSGLLLIILVLGHMTIMLLLDGGVKRLNFAFVAGRWSSPFWQIWDLTMLWLAQLHGGNGLRTVIDDYSRKDSTRFWLKTALAVSLILIMGVGTYVIFTFDPNIS
- the sdhC gene encoding succinate dehydrogenase, cytochrome b556 subunit codes for the protein MTTIEAPAQPKRKTLYRGDPGMWSWALHRITGVTIFFFLFVHVLDTALVRVSPDTYDQAIETYKNPLVALMEMGLVVCVLFHALNGVRVILVDFWAKGPKYQKVMLWFILAVWALLAIPAIGRMFFYLFTEH
- a CDS encoding thymidine phosphorylase; translation: MAALDAVSIITTKRDGGELSDTQIDWVVDAFTKGEVADEQMSALAMAIVWRGMTRRETARWTAAMIASGSRMDFTDLPRPTVDKHSTGGVGDKITLPLAPLVAACGAAVPQLSGRGLGHTGGTLDKLESIPGWRADVPVARMREILTDPAIGAVVCAAGADLAPADKRLYALRDVTGTVESIPLIASSIMSKKIAEGTAALVLDVKVGAGAFMKSLADARELATAMVELGTDSGVRTVALLTSMDTPLGRTAGNALEVAESVEVLAGGGPADIVELTLALAREMVALAGLDVDPAEVLADGRAMDQWRAMIAAQGGDPDAPLPAAKHTETVRAQRAGVLTRLDAMGIGLAAWRLGAGRARQDDPVQFGAGVEMHAKPGDSVTAGQPLLTLHTDTPEAFAGALAAASAAFDIGAAEEKPATALILDRVAR
- a CDS encoding primosomal protein, yielding MASGDIVPIELGLTDGDLVTLWAPRWRDGDDEWEAFLGHEDSLYGFESVAELAAFIRTDSDNDLVDHPAWKVVAGLSAAELEPEDAHTYDLVAVPELAAGDPDVDTVAELEDTLSMVRNIGEVCELDVVTKFFGSHPALGALAAGASFFADREGEEIWDQIGAAIVKDWDNVLDAVDSVVSVPAVDKEALAVAEAELLAAEENIVDADDAADSEEEEEFETVDLTKDDEDEDDEDEVDDSFWHEVGIDPVKIVTSEGTYFTLRCYLDDEPIFLGKDGTITVFGSERALARYLADDHEHDLARVSTYTDVQTAAVDGSLEVEVTDENVYVLPGLSEDLGEGPDAVDLEQLELAVELFTDASDYAEDDAVEQALAVSTPLGWYVSYLLNPDPTRMAPSPPFDAESKAWRELERNFESRLDPQK
- a CDS encoding YbaB/EbfC family nucleoid-associated protein, with protein sequence MSAEMDALVANATAKLEALEAALYGLKQVRGEFTTEDGAVSVTVDSDGALIGLRLSETVTSMAPAEVSQLIIWACRQAAEDAGGQRSNVIAALNESFAPAAEATPGVVGGGRDSA